The nucleotide window GCACATATCAACAATTTTACGGCAGTGAAATCCTTCATCTAATTttcacgaaaaaaaaattgatttatcatACAAATGTTACGTGTGATAAGATAATGAGTGTGACAATTTAATCATGTGTGCACAGGCTATGTACCGTCgcttatatatagtttatttatagttttaagtaaaaaatatctgtcTAGCCGGCGTGCTGTTTACTCGTATTCAAACAGCTTTTGCATGCGAATTAAATCCTTGAACGCGTAACTATTTAGATAAAACCTCTTTAcgggtttaaaaaaaacataattcgaTTTTAGAATAACGGATGTTGTCAGCGAGACAGTCGGAAAGAAACAGTTGAACGACCGGCTACatttccatttaatttatcgtaatatttaaaattacctcgatttacagaaatacatgGGCCTTTTACAGcacaattttaatcaaaatatgatAACAACTATACTTCATAAATGATCAGTTCAGAATAGTTCTCTTACATCTTCTTATCGGATGAATATTTGACTGAATTATTTCGCGCTGTATACAAAGAGGATTTACtgccataaaattaaaaaaaaggaaaaaaaggaTGAACTTACTGTATTTGTTGagctaaaatatattcatataataaaataaattttggaaTCAAACATCTGCTAAAAGCTATCAAAATAATCGTCTTGATATCTTATgattaatcaaaatttaaatagtagaTCACATGTTGAAAAAGGAAAatctttataacattatttattattatttattttagtccTAAAGCATAGGTATATGtttgctaaaaatatacaagaaaatatgactttgcaaattttacacacacaaAGGATTAGACAGAAGcaaatagcaataataaaactaaatagaatCCTCATTAAGAGCGTGATATACAGTAGgaattgttgtaaaatatatcaataagataaaaaataaaaaagacggTCCACGGATTAAGTTCGGTGGcggtttatatataaataacacactttgtttgaagcttcgaacttatttattataattaagatataattaaGATTATCAGCATCAACATCAGGGGTAGCTGGGGTTGCAAGGCTggattaacaaaaaactaacttgACTTATTGACACTTCAATACTCTCTTCAATTCGTAAATCTTAATTCACTTATGTTATGAACATTATGGGAAACGTGaatgtaaattacaatttatgattGTGGTGAAACCAAAGGGCTCATTTTGGCTTCAAGTGTGTGAAGattgttaacattttgtttacgcTATTAATTAGTATATGTGTGTAACTTAACTTACATctattaatctattaatattatttatctatcttCTAATTTCACCTCTTACtggatattaaatttatcgtCCCTTACGCATTCCCTAGGTGAAGTCAGCAAAATTTTCCAAATTCCTTCTGCTAAAGCCAACCTAGGAGTTCAGGCCTCTCTTTCGAATTCTTCGCGATCTTAACCGATTGGACAGTTCGGTTGTGCTTCCGGAACtagatatattcggtagtgggctgatcggttttatAGAGGGAACATTTGGGTGCCTATCTCGAACCtaattcaaaaacaatttttattacttttctgCTTTACCAAACatttttggtaattttattgtatgcttattctatgttatatatttattaattgtttacttaaattgtcatacattttagatggaagattttttttaagtagtagtagtagtaaagTAGATGTAGTATGTATGATGTAGTAaactattatacataaataatttcaggTTACATAACTCACGTcgcaacaattaaaattatgcattttcaaataaacaatGCATTGAGAAAAGTCAGAGAAAAAAAGAGAAGTGGAAAAATATGGAGGAGGCTTTATCCCCATATATTTACCCATAAAGGGGTCATACAGAACTCAACCACTAACAAACTaccttaattttttacaaccTAGGACCAATccttatattcatttataagcTCTAAGAATAATAACCAAATAGTCAACTATGCAAATGTTTGTGTATCCTACGCCCACTGTGTTCAGTAGACTTCTAAACATTCTAAGAAGAGatcatgtttaattaataaataactaatcaGCATTAAGCTATgcagtattaatatatatttgttatttcaaatagCAAAGTTATCGTATTAAATTACCAATTAGTGGTAATTCGTTTAGTGGGACCGATTGAAACATAAACATGTGAATGGTAACTCATATAGgaatttagtaattaaacaaaatggtTAGGCGTGTCATCATATTTGGGGCAAACTCGATAGATGTAGATTCTATAGAAGAAAATTACTTACTTGTGTGTCTGTTATGTCTACACACACAATATCTGACATATTGTGATTCATGTGCCTTTTTCTCTTTCAAGTGTCCTTTTTTGGTATAGATTTAGTTTGTGTTTGAGTTttgtccaaataattataatatgtattatacagTATTTTGCACTTCTTACAAGTACGTGATcagacacacgtcgtcgactttttgggtctaagacatgtcggtttcctcacgatgttttccttcaccgttcgagcaaatgttacaTGCCCACATAGAAAgtgcattggtgcacagccggggatcgaacctacgacctcaggtatgagagtcgcacgctaaagcgactaggccaacactgctcaatgcTTGTCAACGTGACTTTGATTTAGAAATATTGTCTACATAAATCTtctgttataaaaacaattttgactacactaataaatatcaatttgcattttattacaaaacataatataattagttcgtcaaaataaataaataaaactaaacttatATCGATACTTTGCCATTGTAGAAACAGTACTTAaaagaagttattttttagtcttgtttttttattcttgagAGCAGTGTTGACTTAgcggcttcagcgtgcgacatctctgaggtcgtaggttcgatccccggctgtgcaccaatggactttctatgtgcgcatttaaaattcgcttgtatggtgaaggaaaacaatttgaggaaaccggcttgccctatacccaaaaagttgacgccgtgtatcaggcacaggagTCTAATTAgctgatcatgaaacagatacagaaatctgaggcccatacCCAATGCAAAAAAGAACCTAATGCAAtaggtttataaaaaaaaataaaaaaataaactaaaaacataatataccatatagacgaaaaaattctaaatgaggaataaataaaaaaaatcgtaaactTTTGTGTGCGAGAAAACTATaacattgatatatttaataaaaaccaagagataatgatttattagCATCATAGCTACATTCAAGAACATATACACAATACACTTACTTCAGTAAACAGCATCTTATCTgaaacaatagaatatttcattaataaaattatgaggGTAGCTAATCCTTCGCAAAATAAGGTCAGTGCAGCGCCCTCATAGTTGAATGCATTCAACTCCACACCATTTCCGCCTCAATCACGGTCATACAAGACTTATAGTAGCATATGAGgaaaatactataatttaagATGCATTACTAGATATTATTCAGTGTTATTGCGGATTGTAAAAAGAGCGTGTGTGTCAAAAATGATTGTTGAACAGCATTTGACTGTAACGAGAACCTTACGGCCAGTTTTGTCagttaagtgtttttttatatgggATTACggtttagtaattaaattgtagTGTATGCGCAGTGCGCAGGTGCATAAAACGATAAATAATCAGCGCGCGATCTCTGTTGGCGTCGCCAAATATTGTTTCGTAATGAAAGTGATGTGATAATTCTCTTTACAGGTTTAGATTTCTTGGAACATGGAGCGGACTTCGAAGCTGCTATTTCGGCGACTGGTATGTCGTTTATTAgtatttcaagaaaataagtattgttttaagAAGTCATACTGTTAgtatagaataattatattaggtCAAATAGTGTGCTCTTAGTTGAATGAAAttgtagaaataattaatattttgattacatGCCGTCAATATGTTGGATTTTGAAATGGTAGGTATCACGTATATGGTATCTAAAATTGAATGCCTTTCTTAGCAGCTACAGTCTAATTTCCATATGACAatctttataacaatttaatttatgttttggataaaatctgtgtttaattaaaaaagcgtttacttagtaatttaatacgtTGTATTTAGCTATTTTAATACTTCTAGTATTGGTACTTCCAAGAAAAACTTAGAAGACTTCTATCTTTGGCTTAATATATAGCCCATGTTTTAAAGTACAAATCCAAATTTGCAGGCTTTGGTCGATTCCACTTCTGTCTCCTCGCCATCACCGGACTGATTTACGCTGACACTGCCATTGGTATCACGATTGTGTCTTTCGTGTTGCCGGCAGCGACATGTGACTTCAAAATGACATCTTCTGATAAGGGGTGGCTGACGGCTGCCCCTATGTTGGGTAAGTTTATGTTAGACAGGCCTTtatgtgtaaaattataaaaataccagcGAGCCaaggaataattattttagtgttcTTTGGATTATAGCATAGTTTGCCAACaacatagaatttatttattttgatgatattTCAATGCACAAAAATCAAGCATAAATGCTTAGACGACTCCATTAACATTTCTAACTATGAAGCAttctaataaacaaataccCCTTCGAGTGTATTGCTCGAAAGTTTGATTAggcgttttaaattataataatatattcttatataattactagctgtccccgcgaacttcgtttcttcataatgcctagcctacctCTAGAACATACCAACaaggaacattttgctatgcagagattgttcggttttccggaatgaaaactttttaggttctgtgaatttttctctttatgaacctcagagttcatgccataagcttttaattaacaaatgaaaaattggGGGTcaattgtagaggggtgaaaattaagggttgtatgtatttttgtatgccgtatcatataaaacaaacacaaaaaaatgacCTAAGATAGATGCTGATTCTCAGAGCTACTGAAGAAGAATTTTactgatataattattatttcccaAAAAATACGGCATTGACAGGAAAATTATAGGTACAATATTATGTGAACTAGATACTAAaatcttatacatataaattcaattacaaTACTAGAAGCTTGTAGgttctgaatatttttttcttataggtATGGTCATCGGTTCCTACTTCTGGGGATGTCTGGCAGATACCAAAGGTCGTAAGGTTGTACTGGTCTCCACACTTCTGTTGGATGGCTTCGTTGGCATCTTATCGTCATTTGTCCAGATTCTACCCATTTTCATGGCTTGTAGATTCATTAACGGATTTGCGTAAGTtatgttctttattttttgtagtaaatataatttattttctgtaaaaattatgataatttattacacataacacaaataagaataattttctGCAGCagatgaattttaataattaatagccgttactatttagtattttctttGGTTCACCATCGGAATAAAacgttaatatataaaagatttgaTTATGAACAAATCAACTTCTTTAAAGTTTTTTCGATTCGGCCAATTATTTGACCTGCGACGGggtttttttcttattctaTAACTGTATTCTATATTACAGCGTCGCTGGCGCTATGGGTATCTGTTTCCCATACCTGGGCGAGTTCCAGGCTACCAAATACCGTGAGAAAATCCTGTGCTGGATGGAAATGTTCTGGACACTCGGTGTCATCTTGCTACCACGTAAGTTAATTGGTGAAAGTAATCATCATTAATTTGCTAGCAGTTGCAgcagttggcctagtggcttgagcGTGCGACCCTCAACCCTAAGGTTATGCGATCGTGTCACGGCTGGGcaccttttatttttatgagcggaatttaaaaattgagacatttaattaacaacaaCCTtggatgtttatttaatttagattaatcatatatatttattgagtttgctataacaaataaatgctAAAAATGGCGAATCCACTCTAGACTATTGTGGAAGAAGGAAGTTGTTGCTCTTCCTTCAAcctaaagaaagaaagaaaatcctTATTATACACAATAACAGGACATTTGATAGAATAATATGCACTAGCCTGGGGGCTTGTGTGGGCACAAGCATTACCTACGTTGCTTCCAGCCAATCTCATAGTTTTGTCCTATAACCTGTACAGAGCTAACATGGCAAAAGGCTGGCATGGAAGGCTCCTCAAAGGCCTCAGTCcagaatatattgttattgttgtgGAGTGTGGCTTTAACGCAATTCAGGGTTTGACCTCATCGCAGTGATTGTAGCCGTAGACTACAGCTGTGGCTGcattataatagtttaatattttactcatATCACATTCCAGTTTTCGCCTGGGCTATCATCCCGATACAAGGCATCAGGATGGAAGCAAGTGGCTTCTCGTACGACTCATGGAACTGGTTCGTCGCTGCTTGCGCCGTGCCGTCTCTCCTTCTCGGGTTCTGGCTTATGACCTTCCCCGAAAGTCCCAAGTTTATGATGGAGTGCGGTGACTACGATGACGCGCTTGCATGCCTGAAGACCGTGTACAAACAGAACACTGGCGATGACCCCGACAACTATCCGGTAAAGTTTTGGAAATTGGATTTCAaaacttctataaaaatatacggataatcataaaaataagtaatatgacAGCTATGGTGGAATAATTTCGCTTACCGAATTAACAAAAGTACGGTAAAAGAAAATCTCGAAAAGCTAAATagttgtcttttattaacataacttttacacatttaaagaaaacacttttttaaaggattgaagctatgtattattataaactgataattattttacatatttttttatttttcccgATGTTTCGCATGTTggacagcgtgcgtggtcacggtgactgaagacaaaggggtgttgaatgtcaaaaagtatcacagctgtataAGTTTATagtaatacatagcttcaatttgttaaaaaagtgttttctttaaatacggTTAAAGTTCAAGAGGCTAGTACGAAGTATGAAGCCAATATGCCTAAGACGAATTGAACTTAGAACACCATTATCTGACTTATTAATACTGTGTCATAAGACTCACAGAAAGTTCGCCACTAGATGTTTGACTAAAcacaaaataagtaaatatgctCTGCAATTAGCACTGACTTTTCCTATTGTGATTGCTTGCCGTCCACTCTGTTGTTCTTGGTACTATcccatttatttttagtaatattctATTATCTAGGCATGCCAacaatgcaaatctcatttaaagATTGCATAGTTCCCatgttaaatttagtttaaaccTTTCGAAACATTATaactttatctattttataagttttttaaaaaagcaaaatggattttataagtttgttacatTCTAGGAAATAATGAACACTATCCAGCGTAGCAGCATAAATTTTTGTGcgtcaaaataaagaatttttggaattaaaattgaattagcGATTTAAGTTACGTTACTATGGTTTGAGAATCAGCTAATAAATATACCCATCTTTTCCCAGATCAAAAGCCTCAAGGAGAAGCAACGCACGATATCAGTGGCGTCACAGAGCTCTCAGAAATCCGTGCGATCGCTCAGTATGCGCAAGCCCAAGGATCTTAAACGATTGTTCAGTGAAATCTGGGCTCAGACGAAGGCGCTATGCAGACCTCCCTACCTCAAATATACGATACTCACTTGTCTCATCCAGTTTGGCTTAACGACTAGGTAACAtctgatttatattaatcatcCAATTTGTTGTCCATGTTTGACTTTGAAGATAATCTTTTATGTCTAAAACTTTCTAATACTCATCCTGTATTATTGACATCTTATAgacatacatttaataaaaataaatataaataattttaacttctcTAAGATTTGGAGTCCGGAGAGGGCCACTTCCAACTTTTTCAACCCTAATTTCGCCTTCGTCATCAAATTACTTCCAGCTACCCTTTCGATCCCGTCGGCCCATTGATCTATAGTCCAATGTATTGTGTTGACCATCCCTTTGCCAAATTTTAAAGCTtgctttagttttaattataacaaatcgTTGTTTGATAGTAGTGCAGACATGTTTAAAGATGGTGGAAGAAACCGTACATAACTTGAGATCTTTTTTTTCTACCAGCTACTACACCCTAATGATCTGGTTCCCCGAGTTGTTCAATCGTTACGAAGAATTCGAGCATCGTTTCCCAAACACCTCTGCGTCTGTGTGTGAAGTTGCTGGAGTTGTCGTCAACGACGATTCCGCCGATCCTTTCGACTGCGAGAAGATAATCGATCAGAATGTGTACATGCACACATTGATCGTCGGTCTGGCCTGCATCCCCACATCTTTGTGGCTTCCACTCTGCGTACACAAGCTTGGTGCCAAGTTCTTCTTGAGTAAGTATATCAGTAGTTTTATGTTacttttcatacaaagttaCAGTTTCATACAAAGCTGTTGAAACattcataaaactaaaatatatttataaaaataaatgcgctaatattatattctttttttatttaaattatagtaaatgaatgaatttttcCAGTCTTCTCGCTGAGTTGCGCTGGTGCCGTCACAGTTGGTCTCCTCTTCATCGAGAACTCAACTCAAAACTTGGTGCTATCCTGTATCTTTGAAGCCCTCACCTCGCTCGCTATCAGTCTTGTGTTCTGTGTGCTGGTAGATCTGTTCCCTACAAACCTCAGGTCAGTTttagtgtaatattttatgcaGGGGGCATAAGGtagatacataattttaaatatttgtctttAGTCGACCTTTCATTTTTGAAAGTCATGTTATGAAACTTAGGAAacttaattgataaaatttattaataaatcactaGAATATTGTTAACACACACAGTATATCCATTTCCTCCATTAACAATCAATGAGAGGCACCCTGTGGG belongs to Pieris rapae chromosome 2, ilPieRapa1.1, whole genome shotgun sequence and includes:
- the LOC110995594 gene encoding synaptic vesicle glycoprotein 2B; translated protein: MGLDFLEHGADFEAAISATGFGRFHFCLLAITGLIYADTAIGITIVSFVLPAATCDFKMTSSDKGWLTAAPMLGMVIGSYFWGCLADTKGRKVVLVSTLLLDGFVGILSSFVQILPIFMACRFINGFAVAGAMGICFPYLGEFQATKYREKILCWMEMFWTLGVILLPLFAWAIIPIQGIRMEASGFSYDSWNWFVAACAVPSLLLGFWLMTFPESPKFMMECGDYDDALACLKTVYKQNTGDDPDNYPIKSLKEKQRTISVASQSSQKSVRSLSMRKPKDLKRLFSEIWAQTKALCRPPYLKYTILTCLIQFGLTTSYYTLMIWFPELFNRYEEFEHRFPNTSASVCEVAGVVVNDDSADPFDCEKIIDQNVYMHTLIVGLACIPTSLWLPLCVHKLGAKFFLIFSLSCAGAVTVGLLFIENSTQNLVLSCIFEALTSLAISLVFCVLVDLFPTNLRVMAAALSLTAGRGGGLMGNLSFGYLIDINCVVPIVAFAAFLFIAAALCFLLPKTGQEALD